In Legionella adelaidensis, the genomic window AAGGGAATGCATTTTATTAATGGAGTGTGGGAGGCCGGTAATGGAGAGGTTTTTTTATCTTATAATCCCACTAACAATACCCCGGTTTGGGAAGGAACCATAGCAACTGAACAAGAATCCGCAAAAGCATATGAAGCCGCTCAGACTGCTCAAACTAAATGGGCTTTACTTGACCTGAACCAAAGGGTTCAATTCTTAAAAAAATTTGCTTCGAATGTGGAAGAAAACCGCAAAGAATTAGCAAATACTATTTCTTTAGAAACCGGTAAACCGCTTTGGGAGTCAATAACAGAGGTTAATTCTGTTATTAGTAAAATTTCCATATCACTCGATGCTTTTCACGCCAGGACCTTTGAAAGTCAAGTACAGGTCCCCGATGCAAAAGGTTTTGTTCGCTTTAAACCACATGGTGTAGTAGCGGTTCTCGGCCCTTTTAATTTTCCTGCCCATCTTAGTAATGGCCATATTGTTCCCGCTTTGCTTGCAGGTAATACTGTCATTTATAAACCAAGTGAATTAACCCCTTTGGTAGCTGAATTGATAATTGAATGTTGGGAAAATACGGGTATTCCTCCCGGGGTAATTAATTGTATTCAAGGAACTTCCACAACAGCCAAATCCCTTTTAAGCCAGCCTATTCGCGGGGTATTTTTTACCGGCAGCTATACCACTGGTTTGTCTATTCAGGATCAATTTAAACAAAAACCCGAAGTCATTCTTGCATTAGAAATGGGCGGGAACAGCCCCTTAGTTATTGATAAAATGCAAAATACCAATGCAGCTATATACCATTCAATTTTGTCTATTTTCATTACAGCAGGCCAACGTTGTACCTGCGCAAGAAGATTAATTATACCCGACAATAGTTTCGGAGATGCTTTCTTAAAGCAATTTATACAAAACGTTAATGGGCTCAAAATAGGGGATTTCCAAGAACAACCCGAACCATTCATGGGACCCGTAATAGGTCATCAGCAAGCCTTAGCATTTTTAAAAGCACAAGCGGATTTACAACTCTTGGGAGGCGATCCCCTTCTAAAAATGAGACTTTTAAAAGAAAATTCGGGATTTTTATCTCCTGGGATAATGGACATGAGTAAAGCGAAAAAACCCAAAGATGAGGAAATTTTTGCGCCTTTTGTCCAAATTTATCGGTATCAAAATTTTGATGAAGCAATAGAATTAGCCAATGACACAAGCTATGGACTGGCAGCTGGTCTTTTAAGTGACAATCGCTCCCATTATGAAAAATTTTATACGCAAGTTAACGCTGGTGTAATTAATTGGAATAGACCAACTACTGGAGCCGCAAGTAATCTACCCTTTGGAGGAATAGGCAGGAGTGGTAATCATAGACCAAGCGCCTATTTCGCTGCAGACTATTGCTCTTATCCTATAGCAAGTTTAGAACAAAGCGAATTAACTTTGCCTGAAAAATTATTACCAGGTGTTGCCCTTTTATGATGGAATATTTAAGGTAAGAACCCTGCTTACGTGGCGCTGTATCAAAGTTTCTTCAGTAATAATATTGTCAGGACTTAAAGGATTTTATGAAGGTATATGAACTTAATGTAGATGGCTTGGTAGGCCCAACGCATCATTATGCGGGTCTTTCAGCTGGCAATCTCGCTTCTACGCGAAATGCATTAACCCTTGCAAATCCTAAAGCGGCGGCTTTGCAAGGGTTAAGTAAAATGCGTTTACTACATGAAATGGGTTTAAAACAAGCATTCCTTCCCCCTCACCCGCGTCCCAACATCGAGCTTTTAACGCAACTAGGCTTTTCCGGGACACGTGAGCAAAAAATTAAAAAAGCAAAGAAAATAGCTCCTTCATTATTAAGTACTTGTTTTTCTTCTTCAGGCATGTGGACAGCTAATGCGGCTACAGTTTCAGCGAGTTTGGATACTCTTGATAAGAAAGTACACTTTACTCCCGCTAATTTGGTAAGCAATTTACATCGTTTTCAAGAAACTGACTTTACCGCCGCTCTGTTAAAAACAATTTTTTCCAATCCTAAGTATTTTACACACCACTCTCCTCTTCCCCGTTCGCTTATTACCGGGGATGAGGGCGCTGCAAACTATAATCGCCTATGCGCAAACCATGCTACTAAGGGAATCTCTCTTTTTGTATATGGGAGACAAGCCCTTCCTGCTAATAATAGCTTTCCAGCGCCTCTGCGTTTTCCTGCAAGACAGACGCTAGAAGCCTCCCAAGCAGTAAGCCGATTACATGGTCTATGCGGCGAAAGCACTATTTTTGCCTGCCAGAACCCATTAGCTATTGATCAAGGTGTTTTTCATAATGATGTTATTTCCGTTGCCAACGAAAATGTATTTTTATTACATGAAGAAGCCTTCTTGGCTCAAAGCACTCTATTAAAAACCATTGAGCAAAAATCTGACTTTGCGATTCATTTTATAGAAGCAAAAACCATCCACTTTTCCGTACCTGAAGCGGTACAAAGTTATTTATTTAATTCGCAGTTAATTACCGTTCCCGATACAAAAGATATGATATTAATTTCTCCGATAGAGTGTGAGGAAAATTCAAATGTGTTGTATTTTATTAATGAAGTAATTGCCGATTCTGGTAATCCAATTCGCGGGGTTCGATTTTTAAACCTTCGTCAAAGTATGCGAAATGGCGGAGGTCCCGCATGTTTGCGGTTACGTGTACCCTTAACCGAAGAAGAGTTAGCTGCAATGCATCCTGGCGTATTAATTACTGATCCCTTATTAGAGAGGTTAGAAGCTTGGATAAATAAACACTATCGCACAGAGCTTTATGCAGATGATTTAGATGATCCTGAATTATGGCAAGAATGTGAATCCGCTTTAGATGAATTAACGTCCATAATAGGCTTAAAAAATATTTATCCTTTTCAACGAGTTTAAATGCTATTTAAAACACTTTTTAAACAATGCATTTTGAGAACGTCAAATAATGTTTGTGTTTTTGATAACTATTTTTACAGATGGTTGACCTTAGGAAGTGAGGCAGTTCAGACTTTAATTCGAATTCAATCTCCCGAAAAACCCCAACTGGAATACATAAAACCTATTGCCTCACTGATTAACTGTAATCCAGGAAATGTATGTCTATTAGGATTAGGCGGTGGTGGAATTGCCCATGCGATTTCCAATAGTTTAAAAAAATTTAATTATACTATTACCGCCATAGAAAAAAGCATGGAAGTTATTTCTATCGCAAAAAATTTTTTCTTTGTTGATCAACTTACAAATTTAAACATTATTAATAAAGACGCGTTTCATTTTACGCAACAAACCGCTACCAAGTTTGAGTATTGTATAGTTGATCTATTTGAAGCAAAAAATTTCCCCTTGCATTGTATCAATGAAGATTTTTTTTTAAATTGTAAAAAAATATTAGCTCCCAATGGTATTTTAATTGTAAATCTGGCTAATGCAGTAGAACAATGGCCGATATTCAAGCTTATTCGCCATTCATTTAACCTCTCAATCTTGTGCATGGCTATTTATAAAACCTCAAACATACTCATTTTTGCAATGAATAATGAAAACCCTAATGGTTTATTAGAGTTAATGAAAAGAAATGCGCTTATAAATAAAATAGTTTGGGATGAAAAGTGGGGAAGCATAGTAACCTGATGGATCACCAACCAGGTTACTATTTAAAACATTAATTTTTCTCTTTATCTTCATCTGCTTGCGACCCACCAGGAACTGATTGTGGCTGGGTCGGTACGGGGACTGGTTCAGGGGTTACTGCAGCCGGGGCACTTTGTGGAACAGGGGGTGCTGCTGGAACGGGAACTGGCTCGGGGGCTGGAGCTTCAGGTGGTGGTGATGCAGCCGGTACTGAAGGTTGTGCCGGAGCAGATACTTCTGGAGGGACAGAAGGCGCAGGTATAGGTGCAACGGGCTCCGGATCAACTTGTGGTGATGGCTCAGGAGTTGACGGCATTTGTTGAGCAGGAATGACCTCTGGCTCTTGACTCGATTGAATAGAAGGAGCTACTTCAGGTTCTGCTGGCGCTTCTGGACTAACTTCGGGTGGTGTCGCTCCGGAAGCAGGCGGCGCCTCAGGCATCACTTCGTCTGTGGAGGGTTGCTCGGGCGAAGGCGATTCATGAACAGGTGTTTCAATAGCTGGGCTCTCAGAAGGGGGTACTTCTGTAGCAGGACTTTCGGATGGACTTTCTTCTTCAGGTGGTGTTTCTTGTATGGGCGCTTCTTGCTCAGGAGCTACTTGGGCAGGAACCTCAGGAGTAGGAGTAGGCGTAGCATCCGCTGGAGGAGCCTCTGGCATCGGTGCAGGTTCTACAGCTGGGGTTTCTGGTGTAGTACTTTCTGGTATAGCAGGTTCCACTTGGTCTGTAGGAGCCGACTCTGTGGCTGAAGGTTGTTCTGTAAGTTGATCAACGCTTTGTGGCGCGTCCATTTGTGGTTGTACTGCTTCAGGCTGTACCGCTTCCGGTTGTTTTTCTGGCGCAGCAGCAGGAGGTTGTTGTGCATCTACCGGAGTCGTAGGCAGAGTAGCTGGCTCTGTTTCCTCTGCGGGAAGTAAGGGCTCTGAAGCGGGTGGAGTAATTACTTCTACAACAGGTTCAGCTGTTTCTTTACTTTTTTCCTCCACGATTTTTTCTGCTTGCTGCTCGCTTAAAGGTACTCCTGGGTTTTTTTCTAATGCATTTTTTTCATCGGCAAAAGGAACCGTTGGTTGCGGCGGTGTAACTGCTATTGCTTCCTGATTAAGCATTTCTGTAGGAGGAGCGGTTTTCGTTGGAGTTTCCCCACCCAGAACGCTAGTTACTTCCGGTACTATCGCAGCCGTAGATTCTTTGGGAGAGTTGGCAATGGTTTGTGGCGTAACTTTTATTGCCGCTTTTTCAACCGGTTGTGATTGAACAAAGGCGGTCGTTGGTACTGCAGTTATGGCCGGTGCCACGGTAGCATTTTGATAGACAACCGTCGTTTGTTGATTATTGTTATAAACATTATTAATAAATGTTTGGCTAATATTTGTATTGCTAATATTAATCGATTGGAAATAATTTCTACTAACAGGATACGGTGGAACATACACTTCACCAGGTGCTAATGGGAACCAGGCTACTCCACGCGTTTGCCCGACTACTAATTGATTCCTACCGCCAACAAATACCACTAACGCGGGCGCGTAAACTGGTTGATAGGCGATAGGACCAGGCACCCAAACCCAACGCGTTCTCACATACGCCCATCTGCCATAATGGAAAGGAGCAAATCCCCAAGGTTGATTATCAACCCAGGTCCAACCCCATCTTGAAATCCACACCCATCGTCCCGAACGGTAAGGGGCCCACTCACGCCCAACCCCTCTTGGTACCCAAACATTTCCATACACTTTATCAACCGTCCATTGACCATAAGTATCTAAATCTTGATAACCAATTACTTCGGTTGAAACATATTTGGTGGTAACTGCCTTAACTACTTTTCTATCCCTGCCGATACTCCAATTGTCAAAGGAATCCAGTGGTCCATAAATTCCACATTTTGCTATCAAAGTATTACCACTAAATGTACAAGCTTTACCGGATTTCAGCTTGAAGCTGGTTTTAACACCATAGATAGTCGCCTCTCCCACACGTGCCCTTACGGTTGTGGTTTTATTTTTAACATCTAAAAAAATTCGATAATAGCCAGGTGTTCTTGTTACAAATGCTAAATTGGGAGTGTCCACCTCATAGTATTGACCTTTATTTATACGTTGGATATTTAATACTAAAGTGCCGCCGGTTAGTTTAAATTGGGTCACTTTATTATTTAAATTGAGTACTCTTATCCCAGAATGATTCCAAAGCCTGGCAGAAGCGCTCCCTAATTGCAATTCGATTTTGGAGTTTGCTCCAGACCACAACATATCTCCGGTTACTAAAGGTCGATTAGTAACTGTTTTAATCCATTTTTTTTCACCCGCAGGAACAAAACTGGTAGAGCCGCTAGCATAACTTAATCGCGCCACTCTATAAGGGGGATCTGCTTGAACAGAAAAAGACAACAAGAATAAGAACCCCACCAGCCAAGCTACTCTCTTCATAGAATATCCTATAAAAAATAGAATTAAGTATCGAACAGGTTAGGGGGATTTTATTTTAAAGTCAAAAGTTTAATTAGTGTGGCCCACTTGCTACAGCTGCAGCGCAGCCCGTATCAGAATCTGAATCTGGGGTAGAATCGGCAAATACACTTAAAGCTTTAAATACCCTTGGAGCGAGACAGATTTCTTTTTTCTCTACCACCCCAGCATGGCTAATGCTATACGCATAATTTCCAGGTAAAAAACAGGGGTGACTCGCACCTAAAATTTCTTTTGCTCTGGGAATCATTTTTTGTAAAGCAAACTCATTCGCGGAATATCCAAAAAGAAAATATTTATTCAAGGCATTACTGAACCGTAAAACAAAAAATAGTTGGCTATTTATTGAATCTCCTTCATAGAAAAATATCTTTGTATTTTCAATTTCACTATATTCCACCTTCGGTAATTCACTTAGGATATCGTTTATACCTCTAATAAACCCTTTTAATTTGTCTGTTTCTGGCAATGCCTCTATTTCAAATAAAGAAGGACCGGATGGTATTTCACTTTCCACAAGCGGGATAAAAACATCGGGTTTACGGCATATCCCGAACTCGTCACCGGCCAGGGAATACCATCCTCCCGAAGAGGTTAAAATCTCAATAAATAACTTTTCACGCATCCGAACAGGCAATTGATGATATAATTCCTCGATATCTTTACTAGATAAGTTGAAATCTTCCCGGAGGATGCCTATCCATTCTTCTTCACTTCTTAAAGCTTTTATCTTGCTGCCTTTTAGCAAATTATACACTTCAATCGATGCCGTTCCTTTTTTCGCGGCAATACTAAAAGCAATATCCAGTATAACTTTTGCCCTTAAGGTGCCAACGTCATGATTTCCGGTAATCGCTATAGCCCCTCCCGCATTCAATTGTTTGCTTAAACTATTTAATGCCACGTTAATAGAATTATTATCGTAAAGCAACGTAGTAATTTTTTCCAAAACCGCTGGTCTCTCTGGGCGAGCACAACATGCGTATTCCCGGCATAAGGCCTTTAATGCCCCAGTGCTTGGATTATCTTCCTCGAATGTATACGCTTTTAAATCATCAAATCTTAGCTGGGCCCTAGTCCCGTTTACTACAAAATATAATCTCGCATCTTTCTCATAAATATAAATGGTAGATACTTGATTATGACGACTTACATCATAGGGAGCTGATAAAATTTGTACTTTAAAATGCTCTATTTTTTTAGGTGAAGATAATACGATACTTGAAGTTAATTGTTGTTGGCAAAGATAGGGAGAGTCTGGCAATGGTGCATATCCACCCTCTATATCCGGGCTCCAAAAATAACTATATGAGTTGAAACAATGGGTTAAGCCGCACATGCTTAACGCTTCAATATAAGCGCTTGAATTTCTGCCCATTAATTCCGCTACAATAATTGGCTGTGTTCCATAGGTTTTCTCTACCAGTTTATGGATTAGGGCAAGCGCTCGCCTTAGGATAGGAAGCGGAATTCTGGTAATAGCATCAATACGCGCGCCCATAAAACCAAGGTCCACAATATAATGGGTTATAAAGGGTTCCCACAATAAGGAAAACACTTCATCTACTTTTCTCTCATCAATATCTTCTCTGGTCGCATCAAGTCCTCTTCTTTTACTCCCAGGCAGATAATAGTCAATGTCTTGAATATCAGGCCAGCGAATATTTACTTCATTGGATAAAAGATTTCGTTCCGCCAGTCTTTTTTGTAGAGGAGTCAAGCCCTCTTCGTTTAAACCTATATGGTTTAAAACCAAATCAAATAAAGGAAATATACCTTTTGAACGAGCAACTTGCGTAAACTCTCTAATTTTACCTTCACAAGCCTCTTTAGTAGGATATCTTTGGAAGAGAACAGGGTGATATTCTGTATCATCCGCCATCGCATATAAGCTTCTGGTAACCGGGTAGCTATGACCCGGATGTGGTTGAATCCTGGTGCCTGGAAGCTGTAAGGGATTAACCCAAATAGCATTATAACCCATACCTGCAACTTGCTCGACATAAGCTATCATCCCATCTATACCCGGAGGGCCGGGTACATAAGAAAGCATGGGAAACATATTGTATAAGCGTAAGTTTCCATTGTGCGGGTAGGTTGGCGGAAATGGAGGTGACATTCTTTTCCCTATGATGTTGATATTTAAAATCCAAACTATTTTTAACTTGAAATCTCAATTTTGACTAGCGGGATTTCCGGTTGTTTTCTAGCTCTGTCGCATCGAGCAAACGTTCCATGTGTCGCCATTAAATGACTATACTTCAGTCTAAGCTCCTTATCATACTGCTGCTGCAAGCTTTCTGCTACAGGCGACTTATACGGGAGGGCGCTGCCGTCAATTGTAGGAACCATAAAAGGACTCCTGATAGTTTGGCTTTTTGCATCAACCCCGGTCGCCGTGGACGCAGCTGACGCATCCACCGCGGGTACGGAAAGCATTGAGAAAAGAGCAGGCAAAGCAGCACTGGTTTCTTCTAATGAACTTAAAACCTCGCCTGCAGCATCAACCATCATGAGTTCCCAGCTAGCCCCTTCTACTTTGGGAACCTTGGAAAGTAATTCGTCAAACTTGGCAAATAATATTGCCTCAGGAAGATGCGTAGTAACTTGGCCTACAACATAATATTTATTTTGCGTTTTACTATAGCGAACAACTAAAAACAAAAAGTCGGCAGCTTTTTTGCCAAATTCTTCTTCGTTAATTACTGCATAATACATGTAGCTTTTGTCATCTATAGTGGATGCAGGAAGTGCGTCTAGAATTTGATTAATTCCTCCAATAAACCCCCGCAAATCATGTTTTTGCTCTGAAGAGCGGATTCGCTCCATCAAAGAGGAACCCACAAAAGGCCCCCTTGCAAACTCAGAAAACACTTCAGGTTTGTGACACACACCTACTTCATCCCCTGCCAATGAGTACCAACCCCCTCCACACATAAGCGCTTGAATAAATATTTTTTCACGCATACGCATGTTTAATTCTTGATAAATATGGTCTCTTTCCACATCAGTAAGGTAAAAGTCAGATTGTAATAAATACATTAAATCTGTAGTAGAGTGGATGCCTTTAATACGGTTTTTATAACCATCGTAGACCCTTTTAAAATAACCTATTCGTCCTTGATTACCATTTGAATTAGTAATCGCACGAGCGAGAGCTAATTCTGTCATCACTATAGCTTTCAAGGTGCCAACATCATGATTACCAATAACTCCAACTAACCCACCGGATGAATCTGGAGTTGTTAATACAATCTTACTCAAACTTTGTATTTGTCTTTGAAAAGGGCTTTCTCTTATTTCACTTGAATAACCCCCTTCTGTACTATGGCCCCAATAATAGGAACAGGGATGTAAACAATGCGTTAAACCACATGTAGACAACACTTGCGTGTAGCGTTCGGGGGTTCCCACCATTAATTCACCCACAAGGATTGGTTGCACTCCAAATACTGTGCGGACTTCATGGGTAATTATATCAAAAGCTGTTTTTAGCACCCTGCCTGGAACATGCGTTAGCGCATCAACACGTGCACCCACGAACCCTAAGTCCCGAATATATCGAATAATAAAAGGCTCCCAGAGGGTTTTAAATACTTTATCAATTTTACCTAAATCCAGGTCCTCATCTTTAGCTAGTAAACCTTCTGTTACTGTAGGCAAATCCATATCTATCGCCATGGCGATTTTATCTTTTATTACCCCTGTATGAGGAATTAATTGTGAAAGAGCGATAGGCGCTGAAGAATCGAGACCCAAGTCGATACAAGGAATTCTAACTTCTTTGCTTTTCCCTTGAACTTTTACAAAACAAATAAAATGTCTTTTACTTGTGTACAACTGTCCCTCATCAAATTTTAAATAAATTATAAATTTTTTAGCGACTTTTTTCGTCTCTTCATATTCTTCTTTTTCAATAGGTTGTAACTGATACTCATCCGTATAATAATCAATAGCCTGTATATCAGGCCAACGCACACCTTCGGCTTCAGCAGGTTTTGATAATAGGAAACCTTTTAATCTATCTTGTAAGGGACTCGAGCCATACTCGTTCACACCCACGTGATTCAGTACTAAATCAAATAAGGGATAAATACCCAGAGCGCGCGCTTTTTGAGTAAATGCTTTTATTAAATCAACTGGATTATCGGTACTTGAAGGAAAGATAAGCGGATTAAAAGCCATATCATCGACCATAGCATATAAACTACCACTCACCTTTCCGTCACCACCGGGATGATCATGCTTGAAAGAGCCTGTTAGATGCAACGGATTCAACCACACAGCGTTATACCCCATTCGCGCAACTTCATCCAGGTATTCAATCATTCCATAAATTCCCGGTTTGTCAGTATATGCTCGGTAGGGAAACATATTGTACATGCGTAAAATGCCATTGGAAGGATATTTCATAAAAGCGACTCTAATGCAAAAATAATAACTACCATGTTAATAAAAAAAACTTAAGGAAATCTTAAAAAATAAAAACGAATAACTAGGGTGTAGAAGAAGTCGTATTCAAAGAGAGGTCTTTCGCGAATCGATGGACAAATTCCAGTACTTCACTTGGGGAGTTAAGTTTGTAGGTATTACTCTTGCTTAGACCTTCTCCGCAGCTAGCATTATAAATCGCCTCTGTGCTTACGGGCAAAAATTTGTCGGCCTCCTGACAACAGGCTTCAGCAGCAGCAATGGCAGAAGTAACATCCTCTTCTTTTATTGAATATTGGGCTATTCGAAGGTATGTCTCTGCAAGCATTATATAACCATAGCTGCCAGAAATATCGAGTAATGGCGCTATAAGTTGTATTAACTCAAACAACTCTTTTTCACTATAAGAAGATCCTAGACCCGCATAGACTATAGAGGCCCATTCTTGCACCGCATGTATAGAACCATACTTGATGGCAAGTTTTGAAAAATTAATTTGTCCTTGAGTATTCCCTTTTCTTCCTTCTTCTATTGAGAGGTAAAATAAATAGTCGGCGCAGAGAATTCTTAACTGGTTTTTTTTAAATGGATAAAAAACTCTAGGCGCTTGTGGATTAGAGAGAAGCAAACCCAATTGGCTGTACAGGGTTTCCCAAATCGGTTGATGGTTGGGATCTTCACAAAGAGAAAAAAATAATGGACTGGAGCAAGCTAATCTAACTACTCTATCAAAATTCTCTAAAGAAACATTTGAAAAAAAGGTACTCGCGTCGAAACTACCTTCTCTTACTTTTTGAAGAATAAGCTTTTCTACAGCATGAAAATTAAATATTTCCTCCGAAAGAGGAACACCAACATTAGCCATTATTACTTTACTTCTTTGTTTTTACGGGAGACTAAATTGTACACAAAAAGAACAGATTATGCAACTAAATTTCCATTAAATCTTTCTCTTTACCTTCCAAAACAACATCCACTTCATTAATGTATTTATCCGTTAATTTTTGAATCATTTCATTGGCACGTCTTTCGTCATCTTCGGAAATACTCTTATCTTTAACCAAATCTTTCAACCGGTTATTAGCATCTCTACGAATATTACGAATAGAAACACGGCCTTGCTCTGCTTCGTGACGAACCACTTTTATCATTTCTTTACGGCGTTCTTCAGTTAATGGCGGCATAGGAACGCGAATCGAGTTGCCAGCGGTTGCAGGATTTAAACCCAAATCCGAATTCAGAATAGCTTTTTCAACCACAGGAACCATATTCTTTTCCCATGGCGTTACCATTAAGGTACGGGAATCACTCGTAGTAACACTGGCAATTTGATTTAGTGGAGTTAAATTAC contains:
- a CDS encoding DUF5630 domain-containing protein, whose translation is MANVGVPLSEEIFNFHAVEKLILQKVREGSFDASTFFSNVSLENFDRVVRLACSSPLFFSLCEDPNHQPIWETLYSQLGLLLSNPQAPRVFYPFKKNQLRILCADYLFYLSIEEGRKGNTQGQINFSKLAIKYGSIHAVQEWASIVYAGLGSSYSEKELFELIQLIAPLLDISGSYGYIMLAETYLRIAQYSIKEEDVTSAIAAAEACCQEADKFLPVSTEAIYNASCGEGLSKSNTYKLNSPSEVLEFVHRFAKDLSLNTTSSTP
- the astD gene encoding succinylglutamate-semialdehyde dehydrogenase yields the protein MKKNYKGMHFINGVWEAGNGEVFLSYNPTNNTPVWEGTIATEQESAKAYEAAQTAQTKWALLDLNQRVQFLKKFASNVEENRKELANTISLETGKPLWESITEVNSVISKISISLDAFHARTFESQVQVPDAKGFVRFKPHGVVAVLGPFNFPAHLSNGHIVPALLAGNTVIYKPSELTPLVAELIIECWENTGIPPGVINCIQGTSTTAKSLLSQPIRGVFFTGSYTTGLSIQDQFKQKPEVILALEMGGNSPLVIDKMQNTNAAIYHSILSIFITAGQRCTCARRLIIPDNSFGDAFLKQFIQNVNGLKIGDFQEQPEPFMGPVIGHQQALAFLKAQADLQLLGGDPLLKMRLLKENSGFLSPGIMDMSKAKKPKDEEIFAPFVQIYRYQNFDEAIELANDTSYGLAAGLLSDNRSHYEKFYTQVNAGVINWNRPTTGAASNLPFGGIGRSGNHRPSAYFAADYCSYPIASLEQSELTLPEKLLPGVALL
- a CDS encoding alpha-amylase family protein — protein: MSPPFPPTYPHNGNLRLYNMFPMLSYVPGPPGIDGMIAYVEQVAGMGYNAIWVNPLQLPGTRIQPHPGHSYPVTRSLYAMADDTEYHPVLFQRYPTKEACEGKIREFTQVARSKGIFPLFDLVLNHIGLNEEGLTPLQKRLAERNLLSNEVNIRWPDIQDIDYYLPGSKRRGLDATREDIDERKVDEVFSLLWEPFITHYIVDLGFMGARIDAITRIPLPILRRALALIHKLVEKTYGTQPIIVAELMGRNSSAYIEALSMCGLTHCFNSYSYFWSPDIEGGYAPLPDSPYLCQQQLTSSIVLSSPKKIEHFKVQILSAPYDVSRHNQVSTIYIYEKDARLYFVVNGTRAQLRFDDLKAYTFEEDNPSTGALKALCREYACCARPERPAVLEKITTLLYDNNSINVALNSLSKQLNAGGAIAITGNHDVGTLRAKVILDIAFSIAAKKGTASIEVYNLLKGSKIKALRSEEEWIGILREDFNLSSKDIEELYHQLPVRMREKLFIEILTSSGGWYSLAGDEFGICRKPDVFIPLVESEIPSGPSLFEIEALPETDKLKGFIRGINDILSELPKVEYSEIENTKIFFYEGDSINSQLFFVLRFSNALNKYFLFGYSANEFALQKMIPRAKEILGASHPCFLPGNYAYSISHAGVVEKKEICLAPRVFKALSVFADSTPDSDSDTGCAAAVASGPH
- a CDS encoding DUF6600 domain-containing protein: MKRVAWLVGFLFLLSFSVQADPPYRVARLSYASGSTSFVPAGEKKWIKTVTNRPLVTGDMLWSGANSKIELQLGSASARLWNHSGIRVLNLNNKVTQFKLTGGTLVLNIQRINKGQYYEVDTPNLAFVTRTPGYYRIFLDVKNKTTTVRARVGEATIYGVKTSFKLKSGKACTFSGNTLIAKCGIYGPLDSFDNWSIGRDRKVVKAVTTKYVSTEVIGYQDLDTYGQWTVDKVYGNVWVPRGVGREWAPYRSGRWVWISRWGWTWVDNQPWGFAPFHYGRWAYVRTRWVWVPGPIAYQPVYAPALVVFVGGRNQLVVGQTRGVAWFPLAPGEVYVPPYPVSRNYFQSINISNTNISQTFINNVYNNNQQTTVVYQNATVAPAITAVPTTAFVQSQPVEKAAIKVTPQTIANSPKESTAAIVPEVTSVLGGETPTKTAPPTEMLNQEAIAVTPPQPTVPFADEKNALEKNPGVPLSEQQAEKIVEEKSKETAEPVVEVITPPASEPLLPAEETEPATLPTTPVDAQQPPAAAPEKQPEAVQPEAVQPQMDAPQSVDQLTEQPSATESAPTDQVEPAIPESTTPETPAVEPAPMPEAPPADATPTPTPEVPAQVAPEQEAPIQETPPEEESPSESPATEVPPSESPAIETPVHESPSPEQPSTDEVMPEAPPASGATPPEVSPEAPAEPEVAPSIQSSQEPEVIPAQQMPSTPEPSPQVDPEPVAPIPAPSVPPEVSAPAQPSVPAASPPPEAPAPEPVPVPAAPPVPQSAPAAVTPEPVPVPTQPQSVPGGSQADEDKEKN
- a CDS encoding alpha-amylase family protein, which gives rise to MKYPSNGILRMYNMFPYRAYTDKPGIYGMIEYLDEVARMGYNAVWLNPLHLTGSFKHDHPGGDGKVSGSLYAMVDDMAFNPLIFPSSTDNPVDLIKAFTQKARALGIYPLFDLVLNHVGVNEYGSSPLQDRLKGFLLSKPAEAEGVRWPDIQAIDYYTDEYQLQPIEKEEYEETKKVAKKFIIYLKFDEGQLYTSKRHFICFVKVQGKSKEVRIPCIDLGLDSSAPIALSQLIPHTGVIKDKIAMAIDMDLPTVTEGLLAKDEDLDLGKIDKVFKTLWEPFIIRYIRDLGFVGARVDALTHVPGRVLKTAFDIITHEVRTVFGVQPILVGELMVGTPERYTQVLSTCGLTHCLHPCSYYWGHSTEGGYSSEIRESPFQRQIQSLSKIVLTTPDSSGGLVGVIGNHDVGTLKAIVMTELALARAITNSNGNQGRIGYFKRVYDGYKNRIKGIHSTTDLMYLLQSDFYLTDVERDHIYQELNMRMREKIFIQALMCGGGWYSLAGDEVGVCHKPEVFSEFARGPFVGSSLMERIRSSEQKHDLRGFIGGINQILDALPASTIDDKSYMYYAVINEEEFGKKAADFLFLVVRYSKTQNKYYVVGQVTTHLPEAILFAKFDELLSKVPKVEGASWELMMVDAAGEVLSSLEETSAALPALFSMLSVPAVDASAASTATGVDAKSQTIRSPFMVPTIDGSALPYKSPVAESLQQQYDKELRLKYSHLMATHGTFARCDRARKQPEIPLVKIEISS
- the astB gene encoding N-succinylarginine dihydrolase — its product is MKVYELNVDGLVGPTHHYAGLSAGNLASTRNALTLANPKAAALQGLSKMRLLHEMGLKQAFLPPHPRPNIELLTQLGFSGTREQKIKKAKKIAPSLLSTCFSSSGMWTANAATVSASLDTLDKKVHFTPANLVSNLHRFQETDFTAALLKTIFSNPKYFTHHSPLPRSLITGDEGAANYNRLCANHATKGISLFVYGRQALPANNSFPAPLRFPARQTLEASQAVSRLHGLCGESTIFACQNPLAIDQGVFHNDVISVANENVFLLHEEAFLAQSTLLKTIEQKSDFAIHFIEAKTIHFSVPEAVQSYLFNSQLITVPDTKDMILISPIECEENSNVLYFINEVIADSGNPIRGVRFLNLRQSMRNGGGPACLRLRVPLTEEELAAMHPGVLITDPLLERLEAWINKHYRTELYADDLDDPELWQECESALDELTSIIGLKNIYPFQRV
- a CDS encoding methyltransferase domain-containing protein; amino-acid sequence: MLFKTLFKQCILRTSNNVCVFDNYFYRWLTLGSEAVQTLIRIQSPEKPQLEYIKPIASLINCNPGNVCLLGLGGGGIAHAISNSLKKFNYTITAIEKSMEVISIAKNFFFVDQLTNLNIINKDAFHFTQQTATKFEYCIVDLFEAKNFPLHCINEDFFLNCKKILAPNGILIVNLANAVEQWPIFKLIRHSFNLSILCMAIYKTSNILIFAMNNENPNGLLELMKRNALINKIVWDEKWGSIVT